Proteins from one Ornithobacterium rhinotracheale genomic window:
- the rfbD gene encoding dTDP-4-dehydrorhamnose reductase — protein MKQVLVTGGNGQLGSCIQKIASNYPDFKFTFTDVATLDITNPEAVKEFFAQNTFDFVINCAAYTTVDLAETEQEIARKVNADAVGYLAEAARLQDAWFIHISTDYVFDGDFSTPILPDEKTNPLNIYGKTKLAGEELAFAHNPQTIVIRTAWVYSEFGKNFVKTMLRLFREKDELSVVNDQIGAPTNANDLALAILSILEKNRLKSGIYHFTNEGEISWFDFASAIRELSQSSITIHPVDSTAFPTVALRPKYSVLDLSSFKETFEQEIPDWKVSLEKLLQENDL, from the coding sequence ATGAAACAAGTTTTAGTTACAGGAGGAAACGGACAATTAGGAAGTTGTATTCAAAAAATAGCATCGAACTATCCCGATTTTAAATTTACTTTTACCGATGTCGCTACTTTAGACATTACTAACCCCGAGGCGGTGAAAGAATTTTTTGCGCAAAATACATTTGATTTTGTGATTAATTGTGCCGCCTATACCACAGTGGATTTGGCTGAAACAGAGCAAGAAATCGCACGAAAAGTAAATGCCGATGCCGTGGGCTATTTAGCCGAAGCAGCTCGTTTGCAAGATGCGTGGTTCATTCATATTTCTACGGATTATGTTTTTGATGGAGATTTTTCTACGCCTATATTGCCAGATGAAAAAACAAATCCGCTCAATATTTATGGTAAAACCAAATTAGCAGGAGAGGAGCTAGCTTTTGCCCATAATCCCCAAACAATTGTGATCCGCACAGCTTGGGTGTATAGCGAGTTTGGCAAAAACTTCGTGAAAACAATGTTGAGATTATTCCGCGAAAAAGATGAGCTTTCTGTGGTGAATGATCAAATTGGGGCACCTACTAATGCGAATGATTTAGCTTTAGCGATTCTATCAATTTTAGAAAAAAATCGTTTAAAATCGGGAATTTATCATTTTACCAATGAGGGAGAGATTTCTTGGTTCGATTTTGCTTCTGCAATTAGGGAGCTTTCGCAAAGTTCTATCACGATTCATCCCGTAGATTCTACGGCGTTTCCTACTGTGGCTCTGCGCCCGAAATATTCTGTACTGGATTTGTCTAGTTTTAAAGAAACCTTTGAGCAGGAAATCCCAGATTGGAAAGTTAGCTTAGAGAAACTGCTACAAGAAAATGATTTATAA
- a CDS encoding lactate utilization protein B, protein MSQEKVDIVKNSAEFINQDNIHEPMHDRVLWASRMKRDKVASEIPEWEQLRDLASQIKEHTLSHLDQYVLQFAENAEKKGIIVHWAKDGDEHNQIVLDIIQKNNRSRLIKSKSMLQEECGMTPFLEQHGIEVVESDLGERIQQLSQERPSHIVVPAVHKTVEDVSKLFAEKIGTDPNNNDAVKLTEAMRQNARPKFLKADVGMTGANFAIAETGTFVVCTNEGNADLTASLPNLHIASIGIEKIIPRVEDMGVFIRLLSRSALGTPATQYTSHFSAPRDGAEMHIVLVDNGRSKRLGNDDFWKALKCIRCGACMNTCPVYRRSGGLAYGATYSGPIGIILDPSYDEEKYSELPFHSSLCGSCTEVCPVHINISDQIMKWRQVMVRHKHMPWARRKMFDAADQVLGSPKLFRTAEKVGHYAEKFAPDALIYFKANGYGEFHDMPEIKKQTFRDWYLKNRKE, encoded by the coding sequence ATGAGCCAAGAAAAAGTAGATATTGTAAAGAATTCCGCCGAATTCATCAATCAAGATAATATTCACGAGCCTATGCACGACCGTGTACTCTGGGCATCTCGCATGAAACGCGACAAAGTGGCGAGCGAAATCCCTGAATGGGAACAATTACGCGATTTGGCTTCGCAAATCAAGGAGCACACGCTTTCTCACCTCGACCAGTATGTGTTGCAATTTGCAGAAAATGCCGAGAAAAAAGGAATTATTGTGCATTGGGCTAAAGATGGCGATGAACATAACCAAATCGTTTTAGATATTATTCAAAAAAATAATCGTTCGCGATTGATTAAAAGTAAATCGATGTTGCAAGAAGAATGTGGCATGACACCTTTTTTGGAACAACACGGCATAGAAGTCGTGGAGTCCGACCTTGGCGAACGAATTCAGCAACTTTCTCAAGAACGACCAAGCCATATCGTGGTGCCTGCCGTGCACAAAACTGTGGAAGATGTGTCTAAACTTTTTGCCGAAAAGATTGGAACAGATCCCAACAACAACGATGCGGTAAAACTCACCGAAGCGATGCGACAAAACGCTCGTCCTAAATTTTTAAAAGCCGATGTCGGAATGACGGGTGCTAATTTCGCCATCGCCGAAACGGGAACTTTTGTGGTCTGCACCAACGAAGGAAACGCAGACCTCACCGCTAGTTTGCCTAATCTGCACATCGCAAGTATTGGGATAGAGAAAATCATTCCTCGCGTAGAAGACATGGGCGTATTCATTCGTTTGCTTTCTCGTAGTGCGTTGGGAACACCCGCTACGCAATACACTTCGCATTTTTCCGCGCCACGAGACGGTGCCGAAATGCACATCGTGCTGGTAGACAATGGGCGCTCAAAAAGATTAGGAAACGATGATTTCTGGAAAGCTTTGAAATGCATCCGTTGTGGCGCTTGTATGAACACTTGCCCTGTGTATCGTAGAAGTGGTGGTTTGGCTTATGGTGCCACTTATTCAGGGCCAATCGGTATTATTCTCGACCCGAGCTATGACGAAGAAAAATACTCCGAACTGCCCTTTCACTCCTCGCTCTGTGGCTCTTGTACCGAGGTTTGCCCCGTGCATATCAACATTTCCGACCAAATTATGAAATGGCGCCAAGTGATGGTGCGCCACAAGCATATGCCTTGGGCAAGGCGCAAAATGTTTGACGCTGCCGACCAAGTGTTAGGCTCGCCCAAGCTCTTCCGCACCGCCGAAAAAGTGGGGCATTATGCCGAGAAATTTGCCCCCGATGCGCTGATTTACTTCAAGGCAAACGGCTATGGCGAGTTCCACGATATGCCCGAAATTAAAAAACAAACTTTCCGCGATTGGTATTTAAAGAACCGGAAGGAGTGA
- a CDS encoding SDR family oxidoreductase — MQMKDKVAYITGGTKGIGFGVAKLLVDNGMRVAISGRKLEDAQAAAQKLSSDESRVLGLSSDVSSLENEENAVKAILAKFGQLDVVLANAGVGHFAPVDELTPDQWHQMINTNLNGAFHTLKASVDALKKSKGYYISLASLAGTNFFATASGYNASKFGVVGFTQAAMLDLRKYDIKVSTIMPGSVATEFNNHTPSEADAWKIQPEDIGQIVWDLLQMNPRTLPSKIEVRPTKPA, encoded by the coding sequence ATGCAAATGAAAGACAAAGTAGCCTATATCACAGGCGGAACCAAAGGAATCGGATTTGGTGTGGCTAAATTATTAGTAGATAATGGAATGCGTGTAGCAATTTCAGGTAGAAAATTGGAAGACGCGCAAGCTGCAGCCCAAAAGTTAAGCTCAGACGAATCTCGTGTTTTGGGTTTAAGTTCAGATGTATCGTCATTAGAAAATGAAGAAAATGCCGTAAAAGCGATTTTGGCTAAATTTGGTCAGTTGGATGTTGTTTTGGCAAACGCCGGCGTAGGGCACTTTGCTCCCGTAGATGAGCTCACGCCAGATCAATGGCACCAAATGATTAATACCAATTTGAATGGTGCTTTTCATACGCTAAAAGCAAGTGTGGATGCGCTTAAGAAATCAAAAGGGTACTACATCAGTTTGGCAAGTTTGGCAGGAACTAACTTTTTTGCGACCGCTTCTGGGTACAATGCAAGTAAATTTGGTGTCGTAGGGTTTACGCAGGCAGCGATGCTGGATTTAAGAAAATATGATATCAAGGTGAGCACCATCATGCCAGGTTCTGTGGCTACAGAGTTCAACAATCATACGCCGAGCGAGGCAGATGCTTGGAAAATTCAGCCAGAAGACATCGGGCAAATCGTTTGGGATTTATTGCAAATGAATCCAAGAACGCTTCCAAGTAAAATCGAGGTGCGACCTACAAAACCTGCTTAA
- the greA gene encoding transcription elongation factor GreA: MANLQYVTKEGLDKLREELKYLESVERPRISQQIAEARDKGDLSENAEYDAAKEAQGLLESKISKLQDQVANARVIDKSQLDSSKVSILSTVKIKNLANGQEMKYTLVPETEADLKAGKIAVSTPIAKGLLGKELGEKAEIKLPNGNVLNFEITELSLGEE, encoded by the coding sequence ATGGCAAATTTACAATATGTAACCAAAGAAGGTTTGGATAAATTACGCGAAGAGCTAAAATATCTAGAAAGTGTTGAAAGACCAAGAATTTCTCAACAAATTGCCGAGGCTAGAGATAAAGGTGATTTGTCTGAAAATGCTGAATACGATGCAGCTAAAGAAGCACAAGGATTGCTAGAATCTAAAATTTCTAAATTGCAAGACCAAGTGGCCAATGCTCGTGTAATAGATAAATCTCAATTAGATTCCTCCAAGGTTTCCATCCTCTCTACCGTGAAAATCAAAAACTTGGCAAACGGACAAGAGATGAAATATACACTTGTTCCTGAAACTGAGGCTGACTTAAAAGCGGGAAAAATTGCAGTAAGCACCCCAATTGCCAAAGGTTTATTAGGCAAAGAATTGGGCGAAAAAGCTGAAATCAAGTTACCAAATGGTAATGTTTTAAATTTTGAAATCACTGAATTAAGTTTAGGAGAAGAATAA
- a CDS encoding lactate utilization protein C translates to MTTKEKILNDIRQNLPKREKVAHPEIPTFEKEGVDLLATFKKNLEIAAGKWHEVNSIEEAQEIVKNEFPDAKVICSVTDEWQGNKPVGSIDHPQDLADVDLGIIRAEFGVAEMGMVWLTEKDLKVNAIGFLSQHLIILLDPNKLTENMHTAYHKLDLMGIKYGNFMMGPSATADIQATLVHGAQGARSLTVFFLPEA, encoded by the coding sequence ATGACAACCAAAGAAAAAATATTAAACGACATAAGACAAAATCTCCCTAAAAGAGAGAAAGTAGCGCATCCTGAAATTCCTACTTTTGAAAAAGAAGGTGTAGACTTGCTTGCTACTTTTAAAAAGAATCTGGAAATCGCAGCGGGAAAATGGCACGAAGTCAATTCGATAGAAGAGGCGCAAGAAATCGTAAAAAATGAATTTCCAGATGCAAAAGTGATTTGTTCGGTGACCGATGAATGGCAAGGCAACAAGCCCGTGGGCAGTATCGACCACCCGCAAGATTTAGCCGATGTAGATTTAGGCATTATTCGAGCTGAGTTTGGCGTGGCTGAAATGGGAATGGTTTGGCTTACCGAAAAAGATTTAAAAGTGAATGCCATTGGATTTTTATCTCAGCATTTAATCATCTTGCTCGACCCAAATAAACTCACCGAAAACATGCACACTGCCTACCATAAACTGGATTTAATGGGCATTAAATACGGAAACTTTATGATGGGGCCTTCTGCCACTGCCGACATCCAAGCGACCTTGGTACACGGCGCCCAAGGAGCACGAAGCCTCACCGTCTTCTTTTTACCCGAGGCTTAA
- a CDS encoding rhomboid family intramembrane serine protease has translation MFQRIAPITKNLIIINLLFYLATFVFSSTNGIDLREYLGAFYPLSDNFRSFQILSHMFMHGDLTHLFFNMLALFMFGSTVEMVLGPKRYVILYFASALGAYVLFNATNYLEAQQLIAAADLSLQQVALLSTLKPMMGIPGLETLSAIYSTPMVGASGAIFGVLIAFGMLFPNAVLMLIFPPIPIKAKYIIPLYVLLELVLAIQSNPGDNIAHYAHIGGAIIGFILIRNWKKTLPRWN, from the coding sequence ATGTTTCAAAGAATAGCACCGATTACCAAGAATTTAATCATCATCAATTTGCTGTTTTATTTGGCAACCTTTGTGTTTTCTAGCACCAATGGAATAGATTTGAGAGAATATCTTGGGGCATTTTATCCGTTGTCGGATAACTTTAGAAGTTTTCAAATCCTGTCGCATATGTTCATGCACGGAGATTTGACACACTTGTTTTTCAATATGTTGGCGTTATTTATGTTCGGTTCTACTGTGGAAATGGTGCTTGGACCTAAAAGATATGTTATCCTCTATTTTGCTTCGGCTTTGGGGGCTTATGTTTTGTTTAATGCAACTAATTATCTTGAGGCACAACAACTTATTGCCGCAGCAGATTTGTCGCTACAACAAGTGGCATTGCTCTCAACGCTAAAGCCTATGATGGGAATCCCGGGGCTAGAGACGCTAAGTGCAATTTATTCAACGCCTATGGTAGGAGCTTCGGGTGCAATTTTTGGTGTTTTGATTGCGTTTGGAATGCTATTCCCAAATGCTGTTTTAATGCTTATTTTTCCGCCAATTCCTATCAAAGCTAAATACATTATTCCGCTTTATGTATTGCTAGAGCTTGTTCTGGCGATTCAGAGCAATCCAGGCGACAATATTGCACATTATGCACACATTGGTGGTGCAATTATCGGATTTATACTCATTAGAAACTGGAAAAAGACCTTACCAAGATGGAATTAA
- a CDS encoding (Fe-S)-binding protein: MKVALFIPCYIDAVYPEVGIATLELLEKLGVEVEYPLNQTCCGQPMGNEGESAKKTEENFCKNFAGYDTIVCPAGSCVKHVREHMHSVEQTPEVKKIRQNTYELVEFIHDVLGIKDFSSVSFPHTIAIHNSCSAIRGLHLTSRSEWQEPRFNKTETLLARVKDINIIHIDRPDECCGFGGTFCATDPTVSGKMGSDKIADYTRHNVEYVVSPDMSCMMHQSGVASREKSELKFVHIAQVLNEGPF; this comes from the coding sequence ATGAAAGTCGCATTATTCATTCCATGTTATATAGACGCGGTGTATCCCGAAGTGGGCATCGCAACACTTGAACTTTTAGAAAAATTAGGCGTAGAAGTAGAATATCCGCTCAACCAAACTTGCTGTGGGCAGCCCATGGGCAACGAAGGTGAAAGTGCCAAGAAAACAGAAGAGAATTTCTGCAAAAACTTTGCGGGCTACGACACCATCGTGTGCCCTGCAGGGAGCTGTGTAAAACATGTGCGCGAGCATATGCATTCGGTGGAGCAAACGCCCGAAGTAAAGAAAATCAGACAAAACACCTACGAGCTTGTGGAATTCATTCACGATGTGTTGGGGATTAAAGATTTTTCGTCGGTTTCGTTCCCGCATACGATTGCCATTCACAATTCGTGCAGTGCAATTCGTGGGCTACACTTGACCTCTCGCTCTGAATGGCAAGAGCCTCGTTTCAATAAAACAGAAACTTTGCTTGCTAGGGTAAAAGACATTAACATTATTCATATCGACCGCCCCGATGAATGTTGTGGTTTTGGGGGAACTTTCTGTGCGACAGATCCTACGGTATCGGGTAAAATGGGTAGCGACAAAATTGCCGACTACACTCGCCACAATGTGGAATATGTGGTATCTCCCGATATGTCTTGCATGATGCACCAGAGTGGTGTGGCGAGCCGAGAAAAATCTGAATTAAAGTTTGTACACATCGCACAAGTTTTAAACGAAGGTCCTTTTTAA
- a CDS encoding DUF1304 domain-containing protein: protein MTIELLYKLVTVLVALECFYIMYLETFATTSHQTAKVFGISPEKLAQKEVQNLFKNQGIYNGLLGVGLLYGLYFQPALIPVIFAYIALVASYGALTVHPKILLTQGGLPIIGLVLGLF, encoded by the coding sequence ATGACAATTGAACTGCTATACAAACTCGTAACTGTGCTGGTGGCCTTAGAGTGTTTCTACATTATGTATTTGGAAACTTTTGCCACTACCTCCCACCAAACGGCTAAGGTTTTTGGCATTTCGCCCGAAAAATTGGCGCAAAAGGAGGTGCAAAACCTCTTTAAAAACCAAGGTATCTACAACGGATTGCTGGGCGTGGGCTTGCTCTATGGGCTCTATTTTCAGCCGGCTCTCATTCCCGTGATTTTTGCCTACATCGCGCTGGTGGCAAGCTACGGCGCCCTCACGGTGCACCCCAAAATCCTGCTGACCCAAGGCGGACTGCCTATCATTGGGCTGGTGCTTGGGTTGTTTTAG
- a CDS encoding Rieske (2Fe-2S) protein, producing the protein MYKFKILNKNLLKQIIVSFIMICVLSCSSDQGRSNCMPRSYVNARYSLNTPQLIPLQSPMGYVVLNPDGTNGGRGLIIVNTGTRFLAYDRNAPQICPTAKSTLEVVDDIKVVCPENGAEWMLNTGMPINSATNGVPLYQYAVQQERNFIVIFN; encoded by the coding sequence ATGTACAAGTTTAAAATTTTGAATAAAAATCTTTTAAAACAGATAATCGTTTCTTTTATAATGATTTGTGTTTTGTCGTGTAGTAGCGATCAAGGGCGTTCTAATTGTATGCCGCGCTCGTATGTAAATGCTCGCTACTCACTCAATACGCCGCAATTAATTCCGTTGCAAAGCCCAATGGGTTATGTAGTTTTAAACCCCGATGGCACCAATGGAGGAAGAGGTTTAATTATCGTAAATACGGGGACAAGATTTTTGGCTTATGACCGAAACGCACCACAGATTTGCCCCACGGCTAAATCTACGCTAGAAGTGGTGGATGATATAAAAGTGGTTTGTCCAGAAAATGGTGCCGAATGGATGCTCAATACAGGTATGCCTATAAATTCTGCCACAAATGGCGTACCTTTGTACCAATACGCTGTGCAGCAAGAGAGAAATTTTATTGTAATCTTTAATTAA
- a CDS encoding HIT family protein codes for MASIFTKIINGEIPAYKIAENEDYIAFLDAFPIAKGHTLVVPKQETDRIWDLSPEQFNGLMAFAYKVAHAIEKSIDCNRVGVSVMGLEVPHAHVHLVPMNDMGEMNFANKIDISKEEMEEIRANIASNI; via the coding sequence ATGGCTAGTATTTTCACCAAAATCATCAATGGAGAAATTCCTGCTTATAAAATCGCTGAAAACGAAGATTATATTGCGTTTTTAGACGCATTCCCTATTGCTAAAGGTCACACGCTTGTGGTTCCAAAACAAGAAACCGACCGAATTTGGGATTTATCTCCAGAGCAATTCAATGGCTTAATGGCTTTTGCTTACAAAGTGGCTCATGCTATCGAGAAAAGCATCGATTGCAATCGTGTGGGCGTTTCTGTCATGGGGCTAGAAGTACCACACGCACATGTGCACCTCGTGCCAATGAATGACATGGGCGAAATGAATTTTGCCAATAAGATTGATATTTCCAAAGAAGAAATGGAAGAAATCAGAGCAAATATTGCTAGCAATATTTAA
- the radA gene encoding DNA repair protein RadA: MAKAKTVFYCQNCGTRHAQWLGKCNACGEWNTIVEEVVEKNEPATPWKDDSVKTPVLFNIHDIPKTNEARITTKNAELDRVLGGGLVLGSVVLLGGEPGIGKSTLLLQVALSLNHLKVLYVSGEESATQIKLRAERIGIGTDSCFVLTETQTQKIFKQAKEIQPNVLIIDSIQTLQTQLVESSPGSVSQIRECTAELIRFAKQTNTPVILVGHITKEGNIAGPKILEHMVDVVLQFEGERNHIYRLLRAQKNRFGSTAELGIYEMQGVGLREVSNPSEVLISAKDQPLSGNAVASTMEGMRPMLIEIQALVSTAVYGTPQRSTTGYDIKRLNMLLAVLEKRAGFQLGAKDVFLNITGGIRVDDPAIDLAVVCAILSSYENETLPDNCCFAAEVGLSGEIRPVSRVDQRISEAEKLGYDVIFISKYNKVNTSNFNIRVEMLGNIGDLYKLLF; this comes from the coding sequence ATGGCTAAAGCTAAAACCGTTTTTTATTGTCAGAATTGTGGGACACGCCACGCGCAGTGGCTTGGGAAATGTAACGCTTGTGGAGAGTGGAATACCATTGTAGAAGAAGTCGTGGAGAAAAATGAACCCGCCACACCATGGAAAGACGATAGCGTAAAAACGCCCGTTTTGTTTAATATTCATGATATTCCTAAGACCAACGAAGCCAGAATTACTACCAAAAATGCCGAGCTCGATAGAGTTTTGGGCGGAGGATTGGTGTTAGGTTCTGTGGTGCTTTTGGGCGGAGAGCCAGGCATTGGGAAATCTACGCTTTTGCTGCAAGTGGCTTTAAGCCTAAATCATTTAAAGGTTTTGTATGTTTCGGGAGAGGAAAGTGCCACGCAAATTAAACTCCGTGCCGAGCGCATAGGGATTGGGACAGATTCTTGCTTTGTTTTGACCGAAACACAGACGCAAAAAATCTTTAAACAAGCCAAAGAAATTCAGCCCAATGTTTTAATTATAGATTCAATTCAGACATTGCAGACGCAATTGGTGGAATCTTCGCCAGGGAGTGTTTCGCAAATCAGAGAATGCACTGCAGAGCTCATTCGTTTTGCCAAGCAAACCAATACGCCCGTGATTTTGGTGGGGCATATTACCAAAGAAGGAAACATTGCAGGACCTAAAATACTGGAGCACATGGTGGATGTGGTGTTGCAATTTGAGGGTGAAAGAAATCATATTTACAGATTATTGCGTGCGCAGAAAAACCGATTTGGCTCTACGGCAGAATTAGGAATCTATGAAATGCAAGGTGTGGGATTGCGAGAGGTGAGCAACCCGAGCGAAGTTTTGATTTCGGCAAAAGACCAGCCGCTCAGCGGAAATGCCGTGGCATCTACCATGGAGGGCATGCGACCGATGTTAATTGAGATTCAAGCCTTGGTGAGCACGGCGGTGTATGGCACGCCACAACGCTCCACTACGGGCTATGATATTAAAAGACTTAATATGCTTTTGGCGGTGCTAGAAAAAAGAGCAGGTTTTCAATTGGGAGCTAAAGATGTATTTTTGAACATCACGGGTGGAATCCGTGTAGATGATCCTGCGATAGATTTAGCAGTGGTTTGTGCGATTTTATCGTCTTATGAAAACGAAACATTGCCAGATAATTGTTGTTTTGCTGCAGAAGTAGGATTGAGTGGAGAAATTAGACCAGTTAGTCGTGTCGATCAGCGTATTTCCGAAGCCGAAAAATTAGGATATGATGTGATTTTTATTTCTAAATACAATAAAGTCAATACCTCAAATTTCAACATTAGAGTAGAAATGCTCGGCAATATTGGAGATTTGTACAAATTGCTATTTTAA
- a CDS encoding rhomboid family intramembrane serine protease: MELINKLKNQFINGNIAIKLIYINVAIFLLGWIIGLIKHIDYLNLYFGLSPFGSDFWSKPWSIFTYMFLHHDVIHLLFNMLMLYFVSEFYFKYFGEKSFKIFYFVGGIVGGIFYLLLFNFYTFEDSRLIGASAAIYAVFFAMVAYQPNLEMRLPFVQSPVKLLHVALGLIALGFLLSMNNLGGNVSHIGGALFGYLYMKQFEKGKDIFGGLADKLNGLFSKKSHLKMNKNPKAESQTPPRDDYEYQDWKAEQEKNIDEILEKISRSGYNSLTKEEKDFLFKRGKKQ; the protein is encoded by the coding sequence ATGGAATTAATCAATAAACTAAAAAATCAATTTATAAACGGAAACATTGCTATTAAATTAATTTACATCAATGTCGCTATTTTTTTATTGGGCTGGATTATTGGGCTAATTAAGCATATAGATTACTTGAATTTATACTTTGGGTTAAGTCCTTTCGGTAGCGATTTTTGGTCCAAACCATGGAGCATATTTACATACATGTTTTTGCACCATGATGTAATTCATTTATTGTTTAACATGTTGATGTTGTATTTTGTCTCAGAGTTTTACTTTAAATATTTTGGAGAAAAATCGTTTAAAATCTTCTATTTTGTTGGAGGAATTGTTGGAGGGATTTTTTATCTTCTCTTATTTAATTTTTACACATTCGAAGATTCTAGATTAATCGGAGCAAGTGCAGCAATCTACGCCGTGTTTTTTGCCATGGTGGCATATCAGCCTAATTTAGAGATGAGGTTGCCGTTTGTGCAATCGCCAGTGAAATTATTACATGTCGCATTAGGTTTGATTGCACTTGGTTTTTTATTAAGTATGAATAATTTAGGCGGAAATGTTTCTCATATTGGTGGTGCTTTGTTTGGATATTTGTATATGAAGCAATTTGAAAAAGGAAAAGATATTTTTGGTGGTTTGGCAGATAAATTAAATGGATTATTCAGCAAAAAGAGTCATTTAAAAATGAATAAAAATCCTAAAGCTGAAAGCCAAACCCCTCCGAGAGATGACTACGAATACCAAGATTGGAAAGCCGAGCAAGAGAAAAATATCGATGAAATTTTGGAGAAAATTTCCCGTTCAGGTTACAATAGTTTGACTAAAGAGGAGAAAGATTTTCTTTTTAAACGAGGAAAAAAACAATAA